The sequence TGCTGTTGAAAGAAGCGAGACTTGTGCTGACTTTGCCACTAAGCTTCGCAAACACAGGAAGTCTTCCGCCTGGCAGGTGGCACGCTATATCCTTGCGGAAGTAGCCCGTCTCAAAAAAGAAAACACCTTGCCTGAGGAAAAAGAGCTTTTTGCCTTGTGGCTTGAGATGTTTATTAAGCGCCTTGGTCGCCACCTAAATGTGGCCAGAGAACGCGAGGCCTTGCAATTGAAAGAAGGCCTTTCTTTTTTAGCTATAACGGGTAATGCCGCACCTTTTATCGGGCTTTTTGGTACGGTATGGGGCATTATGACGGCTTTTCATCAAATTGGTCTTAAAGGCTCAGCAAGCCTAGCTACCGTGGCCCCGGGCATTGCTGAGGCCCTAATCGCAACTGCCCTGGGACTTTTTGCCGCTATTCCTGCAAGCGTGGCCTATAACTTTTTTGCCGCGCGGCTTGAGGCCATAGAAACCGAACTAAACGAACTCGGGGAAACCATCATCCTTCTCGTTGAAAAAGAATTCATGTACGAAATAGCCTCTGAAGATTAACTTCTGCTTTTTCTCAAGGCCCTTTCCAGCAACCGTTCCCATTTTTTCGTTTCGAAAAATGGGACTTTCCTGCGGCTATGTTTGCAAACTCTGATCTTGGTAATCCAAACTGCCATCACTTTCATCTGATAAGAAACCACAGTTCGATTAACGGATCTTTCTCTTGCCACTCACATTCTGCTCAGACCTTCGGTTCAGGAAGATTCATCCCCTTGTCATTAAAGCAAATTTTTATTTAGTTCAAACAACTTGACAAATACCTATAGGGGTATATTGTTAAAGCATGAAAAATAAAGATAAAGAGAAAAAAGAACTACTCAATCGTTTAAATAGAGCTCAGGGGCAGCTCAGAGCCCTTATGGAAATGATTGAAAATGAAGCTCCGTGTGAGAAGACCCTGGTCCAGTTTAAGGCAACTAAAGCGGCTCTTGAAAATGCTTTTGCCAAATTTTTAGAAATTTCTTTAAAAAACTGTCTGGCACAAAAAGACGAAAAAAATCTAGCCTCCATACTAAAAATAATTTGTCAAAATTTGTAGGGGCTTTATGGCCATGAAAAACAATAAAAGATCACGGCGTCAGTGGTTGCTCTTGCCTATTTTTGTAGTGGCTTTTAGCCTGGGCTGGAAGTACCACTGGCTTGGTTTTGTGGTGCCTATAGCCATGCTGGTAGGGATGGTTGGCGGCCTTTTACGCGGGCGCTATGTTTGCGGAAACCTTTGCCCGCGGGGCGCCTTTCTTGATCGCATATTAAGCAAAGCAAGTCCCAAAAAAGACATACCGGCTTTTTTAAGGCATCCATATTTGCGGGCATTTATGTTTGTTTTTTTGATAGGAATTCTTACCTTACAGATTTCGAAAGATCCGCAAAATCTCATGCACTGG comes from Thermodesulfatator atlanticus DSM 21156 and encodes:
- a CDS encoding MotA/TolQ/ExbB proton channel family protein, with protein sequence MNLWQILLHASPVAKLTLLVLLFLSIGTWAVIFVKWRQFRRATAGLRDLILAVERSETCADFATKLRKHRKSSAWQVARYILAEVARLKKENTLPEEKELFALWLEMFIKRLGRHLNVAREREALQLKEGLSFLAITGNAAPFIGLFGTVWGIMTAFHQIGLKGSASLATVAPGIAEALIATALGLFAAIPASVAYNFFAARLEAIETELNELGETIILLVEKEFMYEIASED
- a CDS encoding metal-sensitive transcriptional regulator produces the protein MKNKDKEKKELLNRLNRAQGQLRALMEMIENEAPCEKTLVQFKATKAALENAFAKFLEISLKNCLAQKDEKNLASILKIICQNL
- a CDS encoding 4Fe-4S binding protein, with the translated sequence MKNNKRSRRQWLLLPIFVVAFSLGWKYHWLGFVVPIAMLVGMVGGLLRGRYVCGNLCPRGAFLDRILSKASPKKDIPAFLRHPYLRAFMFVFLIGILTLQISKDPQNLMHWGFSFWLICFVTTILALMLGFIWHYRAWCYLCPIGSFSALVGGHKRFLAIDEERCKGCLLCENVCPLNLKVASKANNNEIKNRDCLQCLECVDSCPKRILELRSS